One window from the genome of Variovorax sp. PAMC26660 encodes:
- a CDS encoding ABC transporter ATP-binding protein translates to MAYLELKSIKKSFGDVNIIKGVDLEIKKGEFIVFVGPSGCGKSTLLRLIAGLEPITSGSLLLDGKDITWAPSGKRDLAMVFQSYALYPHMSVYDNMSFALKLAGVSKSEIKTKVEHAANTLNLTQYLDRTPKDLSGGQRQRVAIGRAIVRAPKVFLFDEPLSNLDAALRGNTRVEIHKLHRALGATTIYVTHDQVEAMTLADRVVVLKDGLIEQVGTPLELYDHPANQFVAQFIGMPSMNMVAASAIPSFSAATGGRLPSDGFLGVRPEGLRVHPKQGAPVSEVQGRVELIEALGADTLIHVDVGGVPLIARQNDRTPLQAGDDVAIELDPSVLHLFNREGRSVSA, encoded by the coding sequence ATGGCCTACCTCGAACTCAAAAGCATCAAGAAGAGCTTTGGCGACGTCAACATCATCAAGGGCGTCGACCTGGAGATAAAGAAGGGCGAGTTCATCGTCTTCGTCGGGCCCTCGGGCTGCGGCAAGTCGACGCTGCTGCGCCTGATCGCGGGGCTGGAGCCGATCACCAGCGGCAGCCTGCTGCTCGACGGCAAGGACATCACCTGGGCGCCTTCGGGCAAGCGCGACCTGGCGATGGTGTTCCAGAGCTACGCGCTCTATCCGCACATGAGCGTGTACGACAACATGTCCTTCGCGCTCAAGCTCGCGGGCGTGTCCAAGAGCGAGATCAAGACCAAGGTCGAGCACGCGGCCAACACCTTGAACCTCACGCAGTACCTGGACCGCACGCCGAAGGACCTGTCGGGCGGCCAGCGCCAGCGCGTGGCCATCGGCCGCGCCATCGTGCGTGCGCCCAAGGTGTTCCTGTTCGACGAGCCGTTGTCCAACCTCGATGCGGCGCTGCGCGGCAACACGCGCGTCGAAATCCACAAGCTGCACCGTGCGCTGGGTGCGACCACGATCTACGTCACGCACGACCAGGTCGAAGCCATGACGCTGGCCGACCGCGTGGTGGTGCTCAAGGACGGGCTGATCGAGCAGGTCGGAACGCCCCTGGAGCTGTACGACCACCCGGCCAACCAGTTCGTCGCGCAGTTCATCGGCATGCCGTCGATGAACATGGTGGCGGCGAGCGCCATTCCGAGTTTTTCCGCCGCCACCGGTGGCCGCTTGCCGAGCGACGGCTTCCTGGGCGTGCGCCCCGAGGGCCTGCGCGTGCATCCGAAGCAGGGTGCGCCGGTGTCGGAGGTGCAGGGCCGCGTCGAGCTGATCGAGGCGCTGGGCGCCGACACGCTGATCCACGTCGACGTGGGCGGCGTGCCGCTGATCGCGCGACAGAACGACCGCACGCCCTTGCAGGCGGGCGACGACGTGGCGATCGAACTCGACCCCTCGGTGCTTCATCTGTTCAACCGCGAAGGCCGTTCGGTCTCCGCCTGA
- a CDS encoding ABC transporter substrate-binding protein — translation MKRFLKAGLVLALVGTGLVSQAATELVIATVNNGHMIEMQKLTPFFEKANPDIKLKWVTLEEGTLRQRVTTDIATKGGQFDVMTIGLYEAPIWSKKGWLKPIATDAAYDVDDLLPAIRAGLSTDGKLYAAPFYGESSMLMYRKDLADKLGIKIPDQPTWTQVKEFADKANDPKGGVYGMCLRGKPGWGDNMAFLTTLVNTNGGQWFDMQWKPQIDTKAWKDAITFYVDLMKKDGPPGASANSFNENLALFNEGKCAAWVDATIAASFISDPKQSKVADKVAFAQAPTAATPKGANWLWSWNLAIPASSTKDEAAQKFIKWATSKDYINLVAKETGWASVPTGTRKSTYANPEFQKVAKFAVAEKKAIDAANLTDSTLPKSPYVGVQYAAIPEFQAIGVAVGQQMSAALSGKVTVDQALKTSQLAAEREMKKAGYYK, via the coding sequence ATGAAGCGTTTTCTGAAAGCGGGCCTCGTCCTCGCACTCGTCGGCACGGGCCTCGTGTCCCAGGCCGCCACCGAACTCGTGATCGCGACCGTGAACAACGGCCACATGATCGAGATGCAGAAGCTCACGCCCTTCTTCGAGAAGGCCAACCCCGACATCAAGCTCAAGTGGGTCACGCTGGAAGAAGGCACGCTGCGCCAGCGCGTGACCACCGACATCGCCACCAAGGGCGGCCAGTTCGACGTGATGACCATCGGCCTGTATGAAGCGCCGATCTGGTCGAAGAAGGGCTGGCTCAAGCCCATCGCCACCGATGCGGCCTACGACGTGGACGACCTGCTGCCCGCCATCCGCGCCGGCCTGTCGACCGACGGCAAGCTGTACGCCGCGCCGTTCTACGGCGAAAGCTCGATGCTCATGTACCGCAAGGACCTGGCCGACAAGCTGGGCATCAAGATCCCCGACCAGCCCACCTGGACCCAGGTCAAGGAATTCGCCGACAAGGCCAACGACCCGAAGGGTGGCGTGTACGGCATGTGCCTTCGCGGCAAGCCGGGCTGGGGCGACAACATGGCCTTCCTGACCACCTTGGTCAACACCAACGGCGGCCAGTGGTTCGACATGCAGTGGAAGCCGCAGATCGACACCAAGGCCTGGAAAGACGCGATCACCTTCTACGTCGACCTGATGAAGAAGGACGGCCCGCCCGGCGCGTCGGCCAACAGCTTCAACGAGAACCTGGCGCTGTTCAATGAAGGCAAGTGCGCGGCCTGGGTCGACGCAACCATCGCGGCTTCGTTCATCAGCGATCCGAAGCAGTCGAAGGTGGCCGACAAGGTGGCGTTTGCGCAGGCACCGACCGCCGCCACGCCCAAGGGCGCCAACTGGCTCTGGTCGTGGAACCTCGCGATTCCGGCCAGCTCGACCAAGGACGAGGCCGCGCAGAAGTTCATCAAGTGGGCCACCTCCAAGGACTACATCAACCTCGTGGCCAAGGAAACCGGCTGGGCCTCGGTGCCGACCGGCACGCGCAAGTCGACCTATGCGAACCCCGAGTTCCAGAAGGTCGCCAAGTTCGCTGTCGCCGAGAAGAAGGCCATCGATGCGGCCAACCTCACCGACAGCACGCTGCCCAAGTCGCCGTATGTCGGCGTGCAGTACGCAGCCATTCCCGAGTTCCAGGCGATCGGCGTGGCGGTGGGCCAGCAGATGAGCGCGGCGCTGTCGGGCAAGGTCACGGTGGACCAGGCGCTGAAGACATCGCAGCTGGCTGCGGAGCGTGAGATGAAGAAGGCTGGCTACTACAAGTAA
- a CDS encoding carbohydrate ABC transporter permease, whose product MKRLLPRALMAPAVLTLFLWMIVPLAMTLYFSFVNYNLMQPGEHTFAGIENFRYFVTDPDFWPATWNTLLLIGSVIVITVVFGVLLALLVNEPFPGRGIVRVLLISPFFVMPAVNALLWKHMMMNPIYGVLADLWRFFGATPIDWLTDVPLLSVIIMVAWQWLPFACLIFITSLQSLDREQMEAARMDGASSFQRFFYLTIPHLGRPMAVVIMIEMIFLLSIFAEIAITTNGGPGNESTNMTYMIFKQSLMNFDVGVASAGALFAVVLANIVAVFLIRIIGKNLD is encoded by the coding sequence ATGAAAAGACTCCTGCCCCGCGCCCTCATGGCGCCCGCAGTGCTCACGCTCTTCCTCTGGATGATCGTGCCGCTCGCGATGACGTTGTACTTCTCGTTCGTGAACTACAACCTCATGCAGCCCGGCGAACACACGTTCGCGGGCATCGAGAACTTTCGGTACTTCGTCACCGATCCCGACTTCTGGCCCGCCACCTGGAACACCCTGCTGCTGATCGGCAGCGTGATCGTCATCACGGTGGTGTTCGGCGTGCTGCTCGCGCTGCTGGTCAACGAGCCTTTTCCGGGCCGCGGCATCGTGCGGGTGCTGCTGATCTCGCCCTTCTTCGTCATGCCCGCAGTCAATGCACTGCTGTGGAAGCACATGATGATGAACCCCATCTACGGCGTGCTCGCCGACCTGTGGCGCTTCTTCGGTGCCACGCCCATCGACTGGCTCACCGACGTGCCGCTGCTCTCGGTGATCATCATGGTGGCGTGGCAATGGCTGCCCTTCGCCTGCCTGATCTTCATCACCTCGCTGCAGTCGCTCGACCGCGAGCAGATGGAAGCCGCGCGCATGGACGGCGCGAGTTCGTTCCAGCGTTTCTTCTACCTGACCATTCCCCACCTCGGCCGGCCGATGGCGGTGGTGATCATGATCGAGATGATCTTTCTGCTCAGCATCTTTGCCGAGATCGCCATCACCACCAATGGCGGCCCGGGCAACGAGAGCACGAACATGACCTACATGATCTTCAAGCAGTCGCTGATGAATTTCGACGTGGGCGTGGCCTCCGCCGGTGCGCTCTTCGCGGTGGTGCTTGCGAACATCGTCGCGGTGTTCCTCATCCGAATCATCGGCAAGAACCTCGACTGA
- a CDS encoding carbohydrate ABC transporter permease → MQPSNFLPQALRTVSAWAITLLLFFPLGWLFLTAFKTELQAIHVPPLFVFEPTLDNFSEVQRRSAYLLYARNSLITSLGSTILGLLIAAPAAYSMAFFRTKKTRDILMWMLSTKMMPAVGALVPIYVLAQTAGMLDSLPALTIVFTLSNLPIMVWMLYSAYKDIPNEILEAARMDGASLWTEFRHVVMPLSVGGLASTGLLCLVLSWNEAFWALNLTSANAGTLATLIASYSSPEGLFWAKLSAASLMAIAPIVVFGWFSQKQLVQGLTFGAVK, encoded by the coding sequence ATGCAACCCAGCAATTTCCTTCCCCAGGCGCTGCGCACCGTGAGTGCGTGGGCCATCACGCTGCTGCTGTTCTTTCCGCTCGGCTGGCTGTTCCTCACGGCCTTCAAGACCGAGCTGCAGGCGATCCACGTGCCGCCGCTGTTCGTCTTCGAGCCCACGCTCGACAACTTCAGCGAAGTGCAGCGCCGCAGCGCCTACCTGCTGTATGCGCGCAACTCGCTCATCACCAGCCTGGGCTCGACCATCCTGGGCCTGCTGATCGCGGCTCCTGCCGCGTACTCGATGGCCTTCTTTCGTACCAAGAAAACGCGCGACATCCTGATGTGGATGCTCTCCACCAAGATGATGCCGGCCGTGGGCGCGCTGGTGCCGATCTACGTGCTTGCGCAGACTGCGGGCATGCTCGATTCGCTGCCCGCGCTGACCATCGTGTTCACGCTGTCGAACCTGCCGATCATGGTGTGGATGCTCTACAGCGCCTACAAGGACATTCCGAACGAGATCCTCGAAGCCGCGCGCATGGACGGCGCCAGCCTGTGGACCGAGTTCCGCCATGTCGTGATGCCGCTGTCGGTCGGTGGGCTTGCATCGACAGGCCTGCTGTGCCTGGTGCTGAGCTGGAACGAAGCCTTCTGGGCGCTCAACCTCACCTCGGCCAATGCCGGCACGCTGGCCACGCTGATCGCTTCGTACTCCAGCCCCGAAGGCCTGTTCTGGGCCAAGTTGTCGGCCGCCTCGCTGATGGCCATTGCGCCCATCGTCGTGTTCGGCTGGTTCAGCCAAAAGCAACTGGTGCAAGGCCTGACCTTCGGCGCCGTCAAGTAA